A window from Temnothorax longispinosus isolate EJ_2023e chromosome 1, Tlon_JGU_v1, whole genome shotgun sequence encodes these proteins:
- the LOC139809663 gene encoding proton-coupled amino acid transporter-like protein pathetic, with the protein MLDFAETAQFSFQAGPERIRKYARLFGVVTNVIICFVHFQAVVIYILYVATSFQQVIEFFSGLELNPRVYIVIFFPFTCALGFVPNLKYLAPFSIIGTVFLFLGVCIAFYYFLDDVPDPRRLDALTEVLPVPMYCAIFLFALHNMTLYLPLENTMRHPGHMPRLIVASTSLNTVIYLAFGFFGYNKYPDACDTVIKNLPMEETLAQVVKIAISLSVLFTVGLAYYVPISVLWPMIRSRIVTKNTLHHRFYEYSLRLGGIIGTTLLAIAVPQMVPLLGLFAALSISTIMLLIPILIETSTKWAEATRMMLVKNIAIFVVWLLILIFGTIESTWSIVREYSGTKQETC; encoded by the exons ATGCTGGATTTTGCCGAAACGGCGCAGTTCTCCTTCCAGGCGGGTCCGGAGAGGATTCGAAAGTACGCCAGGCTATTCGGCGTAGTTACCAACGTGATCATTTGCTTCGTGCACTTTCAGGCCGTCGTGATATACATCTTATACGTGGCCACGTCGTTCCAACAG GTGATAGAATTTTTCTCGGGTCTCGAGTTGAACCCGCGGGTCTATATCGTCATCTTCTTTCCCTTCACCTGCGCCCTGGGCTTCGTGCCGAACCTGAAGTATCTGGCACCGTTCTCCATTATCGGCACTGTCTTCCTGTTCCTCGGGGTCTGCATCGCGTTTTACTACTTCTTGGACGATGTGCCCGATCCCCGTAGACTTGACGCCCTGACGGAAGTTCTACCTGTGCCCATGTATTGCGCCATTTTCCTGTTCGCCTTGCACAATATGACCCTGTACCTGCCGCTGGAGAACACGATGAGGCATCCCGGTCATATGCCGCGCCTGATCGTCGCCAGCACGTCGCTCAACACGGTCATATACCTGGCATTTGGTTTCTTCGGCTACAACAAGTATCCAGACGCCTGCGACACCGTCATCAAGAATTTACCAATGGAGGAGAC TCTGGCCCAAGTAGTCAAGATAGCCATTTCCTTGTCGGTCCTGTTTACTGTCGGTTTGGCGTACTACGTCCCAATCAGCGTGCTATGGCCCATGATCCGCTCGAGAATCGTCACGAAGAATACGCTGCATCATCGATTTTACGAATACTCGCTCCGATTAGGCGGCATAATAGGCACCA CATTGTTGGCCATCGCCGTGCCCCAAATGGTACCCTTGCTGGGTTTATTCGCCGCCTTGAGCATATCGACGATCATGCTGCTGATACCCATACTAATCGAGACGTCGACTAAGTGGGCGGAAGCCACAAGGATGATGCTCGTGAAGAATATCGCTATTTTCGTCGTGTGGCTGTTGATCTTG ATTTTTGGAACGATAGAAAGCACTTGGTCAATTGTTAGAGAATATAGCGGAACGAAGCAGGAAACATGTTGA